In Streptomyces nojiriensis, one genomic interval encodes:
- a CDS encoding cell division protein SepF, whose product MSRYDVTDEQWEGLAQVVPLRSRNEWPSRVDHRTIPKAPGASAAEQRRFVVIRVQIFADAREVAEYLIAQIPVLLDLTGADSEVAKRILDFSSGVVFGLGSGMHRVDRNVFLLAPVGTEVEGIAAAAVPRS is encoded by the coding sequence GTGAGCAGGTACGACGTCACCGACGAACAGTGGGAGGGGCTCGCGCAGGTGGTCCCCCTGCGCAGTCGCAACGAATGGCCCTCCCGGGTGGACCACCGCACGATTCCGAAGGCGCCCGGCGCGTCGGCGGCGGAGCAGCGGCGCTTCGTGGTGATCAGAGTCCAGATCTTCGCGGACGCGCGGGAGGTGGCGGAGTACCTCATCGCGCAGATCCCGGTACTGCTCGACCTCACCGGGGCGGACAGCGAAGTGGCCAAGCGGATCCTGGACTTCAGCAGCGGCGTGGTCTTCGGCCTGGGCAGCGGGATGCACCGGGTGGACCGGAACGTCTTCCTGCTCGCGCCGGTGGGGACCGAGGTCGAGGGGATCGCGGCCGCGGCCGTCCCCCGATCGTAG
- a CDS encoding DUF6099 family protein, with protein MDAVRLIAAGRHALAQSGAAWDIVGEAWQAQALAQGIGSYLAVTGPPELRSEARGLGEAGGRGCGVLDRAALRGEGSAPEYPPRAAQLSEVSDVRQALLGLQALLGEVGIALVGVACGTDDEALYWQCIESIDAADESSDRVRAILRRMVVRERGSASGVA; from the coding sequence ATGGATGCGGTACGGCTCATCGCGGCCGGCCGGCACGCGCTGGCACAGAGTGGGGCCGCGTGGGACATCGTGGGCGAGGCCTGGCAGGCCCAGGCGCTCGCGCAGGGCATAGGGAGCTATCTGGCGGTCACCGGGCCGCCGGAGCTGAGATCGGAGGCACGGGGACTGGGGGAAGCGGGAGGCAGAGGCTGCGGGGTGCTCGACCGGGCGGCCCTGCGCGGAGAGGGCAGTGCGCCCGAATATCCGCCGCGGGCCGCGCAGTTGAGCGAGGTGTCGGATGTCCGGCAGGCACTTCTCGGACTCCAGGCGCTGCTGGGCGAAGTGGGGATAGCCCTGGTCGGGGTGGCCTGCGGCACGGACGACGAGGCCCTGTACTGGCAGTGCATAGAGTCGATCGACGCGGCCGACGAGTCGAGCGACCGGGTACGGGCGATCCTGCGCCGCATGGTGGTCCGTGAGCGGGGGTCGGCCTCGGGCGTGGCCTGA
- a CDS encoding LLM class F420-dependent oxidoreductase, producing MDLRIFTEPQQGASYDTLLTVAKATEDLGFDAFFRSDHFVSMGSADGLPGPTDAWITLAGLARETKRIRLGTLMTAGTFRLPGVLAIQVAQVDQMSGGRIELGLGAGWFEQEHKAYGIPFPADRMSRLEEQLAIVTGLWATEVGASFDYAGKHYRVENSPALPKPAQTKVPVLIGGHGAKRTPRLAARYADEFNMPFASIADSERQFARVRDAAEEAGRKADDLRYSNALVVCVGKDDAEVARRAAAIGRDVDELKANGLAGSPAEVVEKIGAYGAAGSSRVYLQLLDLDDLDHLELISAQVLSQLRR from the coding sequence ATGGATCTGCGCATTTTCACGGAGCCCCAGCAGGGCGCCAGCTACGACACCCTCCTGACCGTCGCCAAGGCCACCGAGGACCTGGGCTTCGACGCGTTCTTCCGCTCCGACCATTTCGTGAGCATGGGATCCGCCGACGGCCTGCCCGGCCCCACCGACGCCTGGATCACCCTCGCGGGCCTGGCCCGGGAGACCAAGCGGATCCGCCTCGGCACGCTGATGACGGCGGGAACCTTCCGGTTGCCCGGAGTCCTCGCCATCCAGGTGGCCCAGGTCGACCAGATGTCCGGCGGCCGCATCGAACTGGGCCTCGGTGCGGGCTGGTTCGAGCAGGAGCACAAGGCGTACGGGATCCCCTTCCCGGCGGACCGGATGTCCCGGCTGGAGGAGCAGCTGGCCATCGTCACCGGCCTGTGGGCCACCGAGGTCGGTGCCTCCTTCGACTACGCGGGCAAGCACTACCGGGTGGAGAACTCACCCGCGCTCCCCAAGCCCGCCCAGACCAAGGTCCCCGTCCTCATCGGCGGCCACGGAGCCAAGCGCACCCCGCGGCTCGCCGCCCGGTACGCGGACGAGTTCAACATGCCGTTCGCGTCGATCGCCGACAGCGAGCGGCAGTTCGCCCGGGTCCGGGATGCCGCCGAGGAGGCCGGCCGCAAGGCCGACGACCTCCGCTACTCCAACGCCCTCGTCGTCTGCGTGGGCAAGGACGACGCCGAGGTGGCCCGCCGGGCCGCCGCCATCGGCCGCGACGTCGACGAGCTCAAGGCCAACGGCCTCGCCGGCTCCCCGGCCGAGGTCGTGGAGAAGATCGGCGCCTACGGCGCCGCCGGCTCCTCCCGCGTCTACCTGCAGCTGCTCGACCTCGACGACCTGGACCACCTGGAGCTGATCTCCGCCCAGGTGCTCTCCCAGCTCCGCCGGTAA
- the mmuM gene encoding homocysteine S-methyltransferase, with the protein MPRASGPLAEALARGAVLLDGGLSNQLAAQGCDLSGDLWSGRVLAEDPDQVAAAHTAYARAGAEVLITASYQVGYEAFAAHGHDRAETTALLRRSVRLAARAAEAADHEVWVAASVGPYGAVLADGSEYRGRYGLGVRELAAFHRPRIEALLAAGPDVLAVETVPDSDEAEALLTVLAETGAPAWLSYTVADGRTRAGQPLREAFALAAEAPEVIAVGVNCCDPAEVLPALEAAAAVTGVPLLAYPNDGSVWNAATRTWHTPETPVPWPTGAWYATGARLVGGCCRIGPDRIAALGALLPDRPR; encoded by the coding sequence ATGCCTCGCGCGTCCGGCCCGCTCGCCGAAGCCCTGGCCCGCGGAGCCGTACTCCTGGACGGCGGGCTCAGCAACCAGCTCGCCGCCCAGGGCTGCGACCTGTCCGGCGACCTCTGGTCGGGCCGGGTGCTCGCCGAGGACCCGGACCAGGTGGCGGCCGCCCACACGGCGTACGCCCGGGCCGGCGCCGAAGTCCTGATCACCGCCAGCTACCAGGTCGGCTACGAGGCCTTCGCCGCCCACGGCCACGACCGCGCCGAGACCACCGCCCTGCTGCGGCGCAGCGTGCGCCTGGCCGCCCGGGCGGCCGAGGCCGCCGACCACGAGGTGTGGGTGGCCGCCTCCGTGGGCCCGTACGGAGCGGTGCTCGCGGACGGCTCCGAGTACCGCGGCCGGTACGGGCTGGGCGTGCGCGAGCTCGCCGCCTTCCACCGCCCCCGCATCGAGGCCCTGCTCGCCGCCGGCCCCGACGTCCTGGCCGTGGAGACCGTCCCGGACAGCGACGAGGCCGAGGCGCTGCTCACCGTCCTCGCCGAGACCGGCGCGCCCGCCTGGCTCTCGTACACGGTGGCCGACGGCCGCACACGGGCCGGCCAGCCCCTCCGCGAGGCCTTCGCCCTCGCCGCCGAGGCCCCGGAGGTCATCGCGGTCGGCGTCAACTGCTGCGACCCGGCCGAGGTCCTGCCCGCCCTCGAAGCCGCGGCCGCCGTCACCGGCGTACCGCTGCTGGCCTACCCGAACGACGGCTCGGTCTGGAACGCCGCCACCCGCACCTGGCACACCCCCGAGACCCCCGTCCCCTGGCCCACGGGGGCCTGGTACGCCACCGGCGCCCGACTCGTCGGCGGCTGCTGCCGGATCGGCCCGGACCGGATCGCCGCCCTCGGAGCGCTGCTGCCGGACCGGCCGCGATGA
- a CDS encoding nucleotide pyrophosphohydrolase, with amino-acid sequence MNETQQPPQPPERRPGQRPDQRPEERLDRLQRRLAQFAAARGWEPYHTPKNLAVALSVEASELVEIFQWLTPEQSAKIMEKPESAHRVADEVADVLAYLLQFCEVLGVDVLDALAAKIERNELRFPVRGTSTPNSHSSE; translated from the coding sequence ATGAACGAGACGCAGCAGCCGCCGCAGCCGCCCGAGCGACGCCCCGGGCAGCGGCCCGACCAGCGCCCCGAGGAGCGGCTGGACCGACTGCAGCGCCGGCTCGCGCAGTTCGCGGCGGCGCGCGGCTGGGAGCCGTACCACACGCCCAAGAACCTGGCCGTGGCGCTCAGTGTGGAGGCGTCCGAACTGGTCGAGATCTTCCAGTGGCTGACGCCCGAGCAGTCGGCGAAGATCATGGAGAAGCCGGAGTCGGCCCACCGCGTGGCCGACGAGGTGGCCGACGTGCTCGCGTATCTCCTGCAGTTCTGTGAGGTTCTCGGGGTGGATGTGCTGGATGCGCTCGCCGCGAAGATCGAGAGGAACGAACTCCGCTTTCCTGTGCGAGGTACATCGACGCCGAATAGTCACTCTTCGGAGTGA
- a CDS encoding ATP-binding protein encodes MDATLDATAGRTSAAVVALADTPTDSPEAGPAGERPAAEPVQRQPRPVVTELRLSAFGPHRSAVFPLGPLTLFAGPSGSGKSQALAAYEALAGLGSGAVLEEAFPDPRARIPDRAVPDAQRRRGFRLGCTVDGPVGPVRLDLAVQAEPTLRIVGERLSQDGQILLATALRDPGRRSVQAAWLTGGAIGVTRAPLPDDRLGTALLPLRVAGSTAGQRQVLDAAEQVVVALRAVFPCDPRPDRMRAAVPPGEGRLRGDCANLADVLRRTRSECGTRHALLAEAARTGCAGPVAGLGVRAPAGGPVAAVLDRGSGRPATELARLGAGELRFLALALVLLTGPGVLAVDPAAELLSARQALTVLADGFDRGLDRRQSAELLRLALLSCGRGHIRLVAAVGEGTAATARDLAGVAMVDLGA; translated from the coding sequence ATGGACGCCACCCTGGACGCGACGGCGGGGCGCACCTCCGCCGCCGTCGTCGCGTTAGCCGACACCCCCACCGATTCCCCCGAGGCCGGACCGGCCGGCGAGCGGCCCGCCGCGGAGCCCGTGCAGCGCCAGCCCCGGCCCGTGGTCACCGAGCTGCGGCTCTCCGCCTTCGGGCCGCACCGCTCGGCGGTCTTCCCGCTCGGCCCCCTCACCCTCTTCGCCGGGCCGAGCGGCAGTGGCAAGTCCCAGGCCCTGGCCGCCTACGAGGCCCTGGCCGGGCTGGGTTCCGGGGCCGTGCTGGAGGAGGCCTTCCCGGATCCGCGCGCCCGCATCCCCGACCGGGCCGTCCCCGACGCGCAGCGCCGGCGCGGGTTCCGCCTCGGCTGCACCGTGGACGGACCCGTCGGCCCGGTCCGGCTCGACCTCGCCGTCCAGGCCGAGCCCACGCTGCGGATCGTCGGCGAACGGCTCTCGCAGGACGGGCAGATCCTGCTCGCCACCGCCTTGCGCGACCCCGGCCGGCGCTCGGTCCAGGCCGCGTGGCTGACCGGCGGCGCCATCGGCGTCACCAGGGCCCCGCTGCCCGACGACCGGCTCGGCACGGCACTGCTCCCGCTGCGCGTCGCGGGTTCCACCGCGGGCCAGCGCCAGGTCCTGGACGCCGCCGAACAGGTGGTCGTGGCCCTGCGGGCGGTGTTCCCGTGCGATCCCCGCCCGGACCGGATGCGCGCCGCCGTCCCGCCGGGCGAGGGACGGCTGCGGGGGGACTGCGCGAACCTGGCCGACGTACTGCGCCGGACCCGCAGCGAATGCGGCACCCGCCACGCGCTGCTGGCGGAGGCGGCCCGCACCGGCTGCGCGGGGCCCGTCGCGGGGCTGGGCGTACGGGCTCCCGCGGGCGGCCCCGTCGCGGCGGTACTGGACCGGGGGTCCGGCCGGCCCGCCACGGAGCTGGCCCGGCTGGGCGCGGGTGAACTCCGCTTCCTCGCGCTGGCGCTGGTCCTGCTGACCGGGCCGGGGGTGCTGGCCGTGGACCCGGCGGCCGAACTGCTCTCCGCGCGGCAGGCGCTGACGGTGCTGGCCGACGGCTTCGACCGGGGCCTCGACCGGCGCCAGAGCGCCGAGCTGCTGCGCCTGGCCCTGCTGTCCTGCGGCCGCGGCCACATCCGGCTGGTGGCGGCGGTGGGGGAGGGGACCGCGGCTACCGCCCGCGACCTGGCGGGCGTCGCGATGGTAGACCTGGGGGCATGA
- a CDS encoding DUF2470 domain-containing protein yields the protein MRLFGAPATPADRPTDAERIRSILTAAHSMTVVTDGLRSEVRHLDGGDPMGRLHLHPAEPGGESEYRPSIRLEFTDIAPTPVRDRVRARVTVLGRLLTPYSDLAEGSGADSACMEFDRAVLETPEGRSHVGLEELDAACPDPLSPYEAGMLTHLLDDHHDLVTLLLRLVRPLPTAAVLRALPVAMDRYGITLRLEERRGHRDVRLPFPSPLDDVEQAGTQIQALFSAARRSSHRNTLPA from the coding sequence ATGCGCCTGTTCGGTGCCCCCGCCACCCCGGCCGACCGGCCCACCGATGCCGAGCGCATCCGGTCGATCCTGACCGCCGCCCACTCCATGACCGTGGTCACCGACGGGCTGCGCTCCGAAGTCCGCCACCTCGACGGCGGCGACCCGATGGGGCGGCTGCACCTGCACCCCGCCGAGCCCGGCGGCGAGTCGGAGTACCGGCCCTCGATCCGGCTGGAGTTCACCGACATCGCCCCCACCCCCGTACGGGACCGGGTGCGCGCCCGCGTCACCGTGCTGGGCCGCCTGCTCACCCCCTACTCCGACCTGGCGGAAGGCTCGGGCGCCGACTCCGCCTGCATGGAGTTCGACCGGGCCGTCCTGGAGACCCCGGAGGGCCGCTCGCACGTAGGCCTGGAAGAGCTGGACGCGGCCTGCCCCGACCCGCTGTCCCCGTACGAGGCGGGCATGCTCACGCACCTCCTCGACGACCACCACGACCTGGTCACCCTGCTGCTGCGGCTGGTCCGGCCGCTGCCCACCGCCGCCGTGCTCCGCGCGCTGCCGGTCGCCATGGACCGGTACGGGATCACCCTGCGGCTGGAGGAGCGGCGCGGCCACCGCGACGTGCGGCTGCCCTTCCCCTCGCCCCTCGACGACGTCGAGCAGGCCGGTACGCAGATCCAGGCGCTCTTCAGCGCGGCCCGGCGCAGCTCGCACCGCAACACCCTGCCGGCCTGA